In Bos mutus isolate GX-2022 chromosome 10, NWIPB_WYAK_1.1, whole genome shotgun sequence, a single window of DNA contains:
- the TMX1 gene encoding thioredoxin-related transmembrane protein 1: MAPSGSLRIPVAVLLLLLWGAPWAHGKRSDVRIITDENWRELLEGEWMIEFYAPWCPACQNLQPEWESFAEWGEDLEVNVAKVDVTEQPGLSGRFIITALPTIYHCKDGEFRRYQGPRTKKDFINFISDKEWKSIEPVSSWFGPGSILMSSMSALFQLSMWIRTCHNYFIEDLGLPIWGSYTVFALATLLSGLLLGLFMIFVADCLCPSKRRRPQPYPSRKLLPESSQPLKKVEEEQEADVEDVSEEESESKEGANKDFAQNAVRQRSVGPSLATDKS, from the exons ATGGCGCCCTCCGGGAGTCTCCGGATCCCGGTGGCAGTGCTGCTACTGTTGCTTTGGGGAGCTCCCTGGGCCCACGGGAAGCGGAGCGACGTGCGCATCATCACGGACGAAAACTGGAGAGAGTTGCTGGAAGGAGAGTGGATGATAGAATT TTATGCTCCATGGTGTCCTGCTTGTCAGAATCTTCAACCAGAATGGGAAAGTTTTGCCGAATGGGGAGAAGATCTTGAGGTTAATGTTGCAAAAGTTGATGTCACAGAGCAGCCAG GACTAAGTGGACGATTTATCATAACTGCTCTTCCTACTATTTATCA TTGTAAAGATGGTGAATTTAGGCGATATCAGGGTCCAAGAACTAAGAAGGACTTCATAAACTTTATAAGTGACAAAGAGTGGAAAAGTATTGAACCCGTGTCATCATGGTTTGGTCCAGGTTCTATTTT gatGAGTAGTATGTCAGCACTCTTTCAGCTCTCTATGTGGATCAGG ACTTGCCATAACTATTTTATTGAAGACCTTGGATTACCGATTTGGGGATCATATACAGTGTTTGCTTTAGCAACTCTGCTTTCAGGACTGTTATTAGGACTT TTCATGATATTTGTGGCGGATTGTCTGTGTCCTTCAAAAAGGCGCAGACCCCAGCCATACCCTTCca GAAAATTACTaccagaatcttcccaacctttGAAAAAAGTGGAGGAAGAACAAGAGGCTGATGTAGAAGATGTTTCAGAAGAGGAATCTGAAAGCAAAGAAGGAGCAAACAAAGACTTTGCACAGAATGCTGTAAGACAACGTTCTGTGGGTCCTTCACTGGCCACAGATAAATCCTAG